The following are encoded together in the Vigna angularis cultivar LongXiaoDou No.4 chromosome 9, ASM1680809v1, whole genome shotgun sequence genome:
- the LOC108347278 gene encoding (+)-neomenthol dehydrogenase, with translation MGEAAKRYAVVTGANKGIGYGICKKLALNGTVVVLTARNEKRGLEAVERLKEFGLSDFVVFHQLDVTDPSSVTSLSHFIKTRYGKLDILVNNAGVPGGIVNAENYLRRKRGEISDWNLIVYQNYELAKECVETDFFGTERVTEALLPLLQLSTSPRIVNISGQIGLLKHIPNEWARGVLSDIENLTNEKLYEVLREFLKDYKEGSLESKNWPAGVSGVTMAKAGINAYTRMLAKKFPHFCINCICPGSVKTDINHNQGLLSIDEGVENPVRLALLPEDGPSGLFFSMDQVIPF, from the exons ATGGGAGAAGCAGCAAAAAG GTATGCAGTAGTGACAGGAGCTAACAAGGGGATTGGTTATGGAATATGCAAGAAACTGGCTTTGAATGGAACCGTGGTGGTGCTAACAGCAAGAAATGAAAAAAGGGGTTTGGAAGCAGTGGAAAGATTGAAAGAGTTTGGACTATCAGACTTTGTGGTTTTTCATCAACTTGATGTGACAGACCCTTCCAGTGTTACTTCCTTATCACATTTCATCAAAACCAGATATGGAAAACTTGATATATTG GTGAATAACGCAGGTGTTCCTGGGGGAATAGTTAATGCAGAGAATTACCTTAGAAGG AAAAGGGGTGAAATATCGGATTGGAATCTGATAGTGTATCAAAATTATGAGTTAGCCAAAGAATGTGTTGAAACAGATTTCTTTGGTACAGAGAGAGTAACTGAAGCTCTTCTTCCTCTGCTCCAACTCTCAACTTCACCAAGGATTGTCAATATTTCTGGTCAAATAGGACTATTGAAG CACATACCAAATGAGTGGGCAAGAGGAGTTTTGAGTGACATTGAGAATCTGACAAACGAAAAACTTTATGAAGTGCTTAGAGAATTTCTGAAAGATTACAAAGAAGGATCATTAGAATCGAAAAATTGGCCAGCTGGGGTTTCTGGTGTGACCATGGCAAAAGCAGGTATAAATGCTTACACAAGGATGCTAGCTAAGAAGTTCCCTCATTTTTGCATAAATTGTATATGCCCGGGCTCTGTCAAAACTGATATAAACCACAACCAAGGCTTGTTAAGCATTGATGAAGGTGTTGAAAATCCTGTTAGGCTAGCATTGTTGCCAGAAGACGGTCCTTCTGGCCTCTTTTTCTCAATGGATCAAGTCATTCCGTTTTGA
- the LOC108346459 gene encoding transcription factor SRM1, with product MSKDMNNQFESNEFPPSSSSSSSSSSSIASTPTQTNSYKKWSEEEHKLFLKGLEIYKKGQWTNISRYVVKTRTPAQVSSHAQHYYKHLAALNKGKRKSFYDAKTSYNKDAFLSHDQVHMQNDDVNVSDYQVDVQNDQVHMKNDAVYVPDYPVDVQNDDVYVPDYQVDQAIFADLDFLEELTDVV from the exons ATGTCGAAAGATATGAACAACCAGTTTGAAAGCAATGAGTTTCctccatcatcatcttcatcttcatcttcatcttcatctataGCATCAACTCCGACTCAAACTAATAGTTACAAGAAATGGAGTGAAGAAGAACACAA GTTGTTCCTTAAAGGACTCGAGATATACAAAAAGGGACAATGGACCAATATTTCAAGGTATGTGGTGAAAACCAGGACTCCAGCACAAGTTTCCAGCCATGCACAGCATTACTACAAACATTTGGCCGCACTCAATAAAggcaaaagaaaaagtttttacGACGCGAAAACATCATACAACAAGGATGCCTTTCTTTCTCATGATCAAGTTCATATGCAAAATGACGATGTCAATGTTTCAGATTACCAAGTTGATGTGCAAAATGATCAAGTTCATATGAAAAATGACGCCGTCTATGTTCCAGATTACCCAGTTGATGTGCAAAATGACGATGTCTATGTTCCAGATTACCAAGTTGACCAAGCTATTTTTGCAGATCTCGACTTCTTAGAAGAATTGACAGATGTGGTCTGA